The window GAAGTCCTGCCCGTTCCCGCCCGCTACGACTGGCCCTCACTCTGCTTCGAGTAGGGTGTTTGCAGGTACTTGCGGGCTTCTTCCAGGGCGCCCTGGGTGTTGTCGTTGGTATTGAGGGCGCGGCGATACTCGTTGACGGCGCGTTCGCGCTGCCCGGTGAGGTCGAAGATCTTCCCCAACTGGATGTAGCTCCACACCTCGGTCCAGCGAGGCTCGTTGTCGCCGTTGGCGGCCTCGCGGTAGGCGTTGGCGGCGGCCTGGTAGTTGCGCTGCAGGAAGAAGACCTCGGCGATGCGGTAATGGGCGAGCGAGCTGTTCTTGTTGATGTCCAGCGCCTTCTGGTACTCGCGCAGGGCCTCGGCCAGGTCCCCCTGGGCGACGAGTTGCGTCCCGCGCAGGATGGAGACCCGCACCTTGAAGTCGCTGGAATTCTTCAGCACATGGCTGCCGGGATCGAGCGAGATGTGCCGCGGCTTGCCGAAGGTCTCGACCACGTAGGGCGAATTGGTGCCCACCACTTCGATGCGCTTGGTTTCCGTCTTGCCATCGGTATCGATGCGCAACTCCACCGGCATGCGGAACAGGTCCAAGTCCTGTGAGACCTCGCCCACCACGCGGAAGCCCTTGGCGGTGCGGAAGACGGTGTACTTGTTGTGGAACTCCGGGGCGCCGGTGGAGTCGAGCCACTGCGAGAAGAAGGCCTGGAGCGACTGCCCGTAGCTGAACTCGGCGACCTTGCGGAAGTCGTCCACGGTGGCGGACTTCTCGTTGAACTGGGTGGCGAAGTTGCGCAGGATCTGATCGAAGGGCTTGTCGCCCACGATCCAGCGCAGCATGTGCAGGATCATCGCGCCTTTGTCGGTGACCAGCGACTGGAACTCGGGAGAGAAGGCGCTGAGCCGGCCGACTCCGGCGAGCGGGATGTTGTCGTAGGCGAGCGCGCCCACGGCGATATCCTTCATCACTTCTTCGAAGGCGGCCTGCCCGGCGGCCCACTCCACGTAGCGCGCCTCGGAGTAGCGCGCAAAGCCGTCGCTGATCCAGGCGTCTTCCTGGCGCGCGGGGCTCACGCGCACTCCCCACCACTGCCGCGCCACCGCGTTGGCCAGCAGCCGGTAGTTGATCTTTTCCTGGATGCCGCGCGAAGCCAGCCCCGCGATCTCCGGCGCCCATGCCGTGGGTACCGTGTCGTCGGGAAGCTCGACCACATAGAGGTTGTAGGAGACCGCCGGGCCGTAGATGGAAGAGAAGTATTCGAACTCCTTGCCCGCCGTCTCGCCGTAGGGCTTGGCCATGGCCTTGTGGCTGGGCTTGAAGTACACGCGGACATTCATGCCCCCCTGGGTCACGGTGGTCTCATCGAAGCGGCCGGCGATGATGGTTCCGGGGAAGCTGGGCTTGTCCCACAGGAAGTAGTGCGTGTTCTTGCCCTGGCTGCTGGCGGCAGAGGCGGCGGGGGAGCGCAATCCCACGCGTCCCGGACGTCCGGGCGTCGCGGCGGGCGCGGGTGCCGAGGGCAGCTCCGCGGGGGCGCTGGTGGTGCGACCGGTGCCGATGACCGTCATCCCCGCGGGCACGGTGATTGCCATGGAAGCGGTGAAGCGGTTGGTGTTGTATCCCACCATGGGGAACCAGCGCCCGGCGTAGAGCAGATAGGAGGTGTCGTCGCCGATGTAGGCCAGCTTCAGCCCTTCGACCGGGCTCTCGTCGGCGGACTGCAGCACGCCTTCGTAGTCAAAGGTGAGGGAGGTGCTTGCCCCCTTGCTGAGGCCGTCGGGCAGGGCCACGCGGACGGTCGAATCCTGGGTGACGCGCTCGGCGTTCAGGGTGCGTCCGCTCGCGTCCGTCACCCGGGTGACGCGCAGGGCGTTGTGCAGCTCGAAGGTGGCGATGCTGATGTCATCCAGCGCGGTGAACTTCACCCGCGCGTGCGCCAGCAGCTTGTGGCTCAACGGCACCAGCTCGGCCGAGATGGCGTAGTCGTCCACGCGGATGCGCGGTTTCTCCGCCGCCGCCGCCGAGAGCGCCACGGCCAAACAAAAAATCACGCACCCCAGGGTGCGTCTCCGCCTCATGGCGAGTTTTGACATTCCCATGCTTGTGATTCCTCTGAAGGGCTCTTCCAATAGATGGGCCATCTGGCCCAAAGGATGTACTCAGCCGGCTACTTCGACGTCTGCAGGGCGCGCAGAACCGCCTGCGCGGCCCGGTCGGCGGCCGTGCCGGTTTCCCCGGAAGGCCGCAGGCGCTCGCGGACTTTCGCCAGCGCACCCATCATTTTCTCACGGGCGGGGCCTTCGGCCAGGATTTCCTCCAGGTGCGCGGCCACATTCTCCGGCGTGAAGTCGGACTGGATCAACTCCGGCACCACCTGCTCCCCCGCGATCAGGTTGGGCATGGCCACATAGGGCACCTTCAGCAGATGGTGTCCGAGAGCCCAAGTGAGTGTCGAGACCCGGTAGACAACCACCATGGGCGTGCCCATGAGCGCCGCCTCGACCGTCGCCGTGCCGCTGGCCACCACGGCAGCGCGGGCGTGCACGAGCGCTGACGAGGCCCCCTCCACCACCCTCAGCTTCAACCCGGAGTTGCGAACTCTGTCTTCCAGCCAGGGCCGCTCCACCGTAGACGCCGCCGGAAGGATGAACTCGTATTTCCCCTGCACCCGGCCGGCTCCTGCGAGCAGAGCCGGCAGGTTCATGGAAATCTCTTTCTTGCGGCTACCGGGGAGCAGCGCAACCCACTGCCTAGCTGGATCCAGTCCGTACTTGGCGGCGAACCCCTCCCGCGAGAGGGACGGTGGCGGGACATCCGCCAGCGGATGCCCCACGTACTCGGCGTCCACGCCGTGCTCGCGGTACCACTTTTCCTCGAAGGGAAAGATGACCAGCGCCTTCTTGATCCACTTGTGGAAGCGCGAGACGCGCTGCTCGCGCCACGCCCACAGCTGCGGGCAAACGTAATAGATGACCGGCACGCCGCGCTGGTGCATCGCGCGGGCCACGCGGAAGTTGAAGCCAGGGGAGTCGATGACGATGGCGGCATCGGGCTTGCGCTCATCCGCCGCCCGCACCAGGCGCCGGAACTCGCGGTAGATCCTCGGCAGGTGGGAGACGACCTCCGTGATGCCGACCACGGAGAGTGTGCGGGCATCCACCACCGTGTCGCAGCCGGCGGCACGCATCTGCTCGCCGCCCACGCCGAAGCACTCCAGGTCCGGGACCCGGCGGCGGAGCGCCAGGACCAATCCCGCGCCGTACAGTTCACCGGAGGCTTCGCCGGCCGAAACAAGCAGGCGCATCAGGGCGTGGTCGCCTTCTTGGTGTCGGAGTCCGTGTCTCCGATGCCGAGGTAGGGGTTGTAGAGGTACTTCTCCCGGGTGTGGAAAAGGCCGAAGTGGCGCTTGAGGATGACGATGGGATCGAAGAACCAGGCGCCCAGGGGCAGTTCCTGGTCGTCGAGGTCGATCCAGTTCCAGGGCGCGGAGGCCGCGTTGGGACGCAGGTAGTCGCCGCGGATGGCGGCGCCCACCGTCCCCAGCGCGCACGTCGGACGCCGCGCCCCCGGGACATCGCAGAAGCGGTCGCCAAAATCCGCCACCGTGCCGAAGGTGAGGTTGGGCTTGTGCGTCGCGCGCGCGTGCTTCCACCAGGTCTTGGATATAGGGATGAGCTCGTAAGTTGCGGTGTCGCCGCTCACCTTCGAGAACTCCACCGGCTTGTCCTTGCCGTAGCGCAGCACCAGGATGGGTTCCTGCCAGGAGCCCTCCTCATCCCTCCAGGCGTGGATGCCGTGTTTCTGTGACTCGATGTAGAGGATGGGGTGGCCGTCTTCCAGCCTCAGTCGCTGGCCGCGCTCGCCGGAGGTGATGTGCAGGTCCGCAGCCGCGGTGCTCAGCGAGCGCAGCAGGTGGTTGTGGGCCACCGTTTCCATGGCCACGGGTTGCGGCCCGCCCTGGGCCCACTTGTCCACGATCACCAGCGCGCCTTCCAGGTCGTTCTCGTGGTTGAACTCGGCTTCCTTGCGCGCCCCCCCGCCGATGACGTCCTTGTACTTGTCCTGCAGCTTGTCCAGGAGGCTGTCGAATGTCGCCTGCACCAGGGACCAGTCGCGCGGGTGATACACGGCATAGTGGATGAAGTAGTGGTCCTCGCTCTCGATCACCGAGTAGTAGACGTAGGACCAGAGCTTGTATTTGGAGCCGGCGGCGTTGGCCCAATTGTTGTTGCCCTTCCAGTCGCCGTCGAAGTCGAAGTTGGTGGGATAGTCGAAGCGGTGCTGCTCGGCGGTCCCCGCCATGCGCTGGTGGAGCACCGGAGCGAAGCGTTCGGCGATATCGCGCAGGTCCTTCTCTGGCTGGGGCATGTTTGGAGCCGGGGTTTGCGCCGCGGGCGGCTGCGGCGCAGCCGGGCTGGAGTCTCCCTCGTTGAACTCCCGTATGGTTTTTCCCGGCGGCTGCTGGGGAGCGGCCGGAGCCGCTGCCGGCTGCGGCTGGCTCGGCTGCTGCTGTTGCTGCTGTTTGGGCGGAAGCACGTAGTGGGGCGTCCAGTCCTCCTGCGCGGCGGCCAAAGCGGCGAATGTCAGAACGAGGACGATGACCGCAGGGAAACGGGACATGGGAGATTGGATGCGGCCGCGCCGCCCGAGCGTGAGCCTAATCGTCGGCGCTGACCGCGACTTCCTGGTCCTTGTACTGCAACTGATAGAGCTTCCAGTATATACCGCGCTGCGCCAGCAGCTGTTGGTGCGAGCCCACCTCGCGCACCCGCCCTTTGTGCATCACGATGATCTTGTCGGCGCGCTGGATGGTCGAAAGCCGGTGGGCCACGATCACCGACGTCCGCCCCTCCACCATGCGGCTGAGCGCATCGCGCACGCGGAACTCGGTCTCCGTGTCCACGCTGGAGGTGGCCTCGTCCAGCACCAGGATGCTGGGTTCGTGGGCCAGGGCGCGTGCGAACGAGATCAACTGCTTCTGCCCGGTGCTCAGCGTACTGCCGCGCTCCACCACCTTCTCCTGGAAGCCGCCGGGCAGGGTGCGGATGAAGTCGGCGACGTTCACGTCCTCGGCGGCCTGCTCCACGGCTGCGTCCTGGATCCAGGACGTCCCCAGCCGGATGTTGCCACCCACCGTACCCGTGAACAGGAACGGGTCCTGTAGGACGACGCCGAAGCGGCGGCGCAAGCCATCCAGGTCGAGCTCACGGATGTCCACGCCGTCGAGGCGGATCGAGCCCTTCTGGATGTCATAGAAGCGGACGAGCAGGGAGATGATGGTGGTCTTGCCCGCTCCAGTGTGGCCCACGATGGCGACGGTCTCGCCCGGCTCGATGGCGAAGGAGACGTCGCGCAGCACCCAGTCCGGCTCGCCGGGTTTGGCTTGCTCCGCGCCCTCCTTTTTCTCCACGCCCTTCGCGGCTACGGATTTGTCTCCGTCGGTGGGGGCAGGCACGGTGCGATACGCGAACCACACGTGGTCGAACTCGATGCGCCCCGGGCCGTCCGACGTCTTCGGCGAGGCCGGCCCGGTGACCTCCGCCCGGGTATCCAGCAGCTTGAAGATGCGTTCTCCGGAGGCCATCGCCGACTGCAGGATGTTGTACTTCTCGCTCAAGTCCTGGATGGGCCGGAAGAAGCGCTGCGCGTATTGCATGAAGGCGGTGAGCACCCCGAGGGTGACGGCGCCGCGAACCACCTGGTTCCCACCGAACCAGATGACGCTGGCGATGGCCACCGAGGAGAGGACTTCGATCACCGGGTAGTAGATGGCGTGCGCCAGGATGGCGTCCTTGAAGGCCTCCATGTGGGTGGCGTTGATCTTCTCGAACTTCTCGTAGGCGCGCTTCTCGCGGTTGAACAGTTGCAGCACCACGATGCCGCTGACGTGCTCCTGCAGGTAGGCGTTGATGCGCGCGATGGCTATGCGGATGCGCCGGTAGCTGTCACGCACATACTTGCGGAAGACCATCGTGGCCCAGAAGATGAGCGGCAGCACCGCGAAGGTGATGAGCGCCAGCCACCACTGCATCTTCAGCATGATGACCAGGATTCCCACCAGCACGAAGATGTCCTCGAAGATGGCCACCACGCCCGCGGTGAACAGCTCGTTGAGCGCGTCCACGTCCGTGGTCACGCGGGTCACCAGCCGCCCGACGGGGTTCCTGTCGAAGAAGGCCAGGTGCATGCCCTGCAGGTGACGGAAGATCTGGCTGCGCAGGTCGAACATCACCTTCTGCCCCGTCCACTGCATGAAGTAGGTCTGCGCGAAGTCCAGGAAGAAACTGATGGCCAGCAGAAAGACGTAGATGGCGCCGATCTGACCAATGCCGGTGAGCGGCTCCGAGCTGAGCCAGCGGTCGAGCATCGAGCCCGCTCCCGGCGCGTTCGAGTGCACCAGGTACTTGTCGATCGCGACTTTGGTGAGGTAGGGGCCGAGAACGTCCGCGCCCGCCTTGAGCACGATCGCTCCCAGCGCGATGAACACCTGCCCCTTGTATGGACGCAGGTAGGTGAGCAGCCGCTTCATCAGCCGGCTGTCATAGGCTTTCCCCAGAACGTCTTCTTCGTGCATGCTGGCGGCCATCGGCTCTGACTATTGTACAGACGTTCCGGCGCTCGCTTGGGATGCGGAAAAACAGTGGCAGGACGGAGCTTTTGCCGTGGCGCAGCGGGCGAGCGGATTAGATTCTGCGCAGCACCAGCGCCGAGTTCTTCGAGCCAAAGGCGATGCAGTTGCACACGGCGTGCTCTATCTGCGCCTTGCGGCCGGCTTCGGAGACGTAGTCCAGGTCGCACTCCGGATCGGGCTTGTCCACGTTGATTGTGGGAGGGAGCTGTTCATGCCGCATGGCGACCAGCGTGGCCGCGACTCCCGCTGCGCCGCAAGCCCCCTGGGGGTGGCCGATCTGCGACTTCAGCGCCGACATGGGGACCTTGTAGGCGTGGCCGTTGCCCATGGCCAGCTTGAGCGCCCGGGTCTCGATGCGGTCGTTGAGCTGCGTGGACGTGCCGTGCAGGTTGACGTAGTGGATGTCCGTCGGGCCCACGCCCGCCTCCTGCATGGCCAGTTGGATGGCGCGTGCCGGCTCTTCGCCGCATTCTGCCAGGCGCACGCGATGGAAGGCCTCGCAGGTGGAGCCGTATCCGGCGATCTCGGCATAGACACGAGCGCCGCGCGCGCGGGCGTGCTCGGAGTCCTCCAGCAGGAACATCCACGCGCCCTCGGCGATCACAAAGCCGTCGCGGTCTTGGGAGAAGGGGCGCGAGCCGCGCTCTGGCTCCTGGTTCCACGAGGTGGTGCAGATCTTCATCAGCTCGAAGCCTTTGAGGATGCCCAGTGCCAGCGGCGAGTCGGCGCCGCCGGCCAGGATCATGGGCAGCACGCCCGCCTGGATCTGCCGCAGCGCGTAACCCATGGCGTCGGTGGAAGAGGTGCAGCCCGAAGTCACCACGTGGCTCATCCCGCGCAGCCCGAAGCGCATGCTGACTTCGCTGGATAGCGTCCCCATGGTCCCGCTGGGGATGGAGAACAGGCTGACCTGCTTGACCTTGCCCTCGAGCCACAGCCGGTACTGTATCTCGGAAAAGTCCTGCGCGCCGCCGCCCGTGCCCAGGATCACGCCGATGCCGCGCTTTTCCTCCAGCGACATCTTTTCCGGTTCGATGCCCGCATCCGTCAGCGCTTCACTGGTGGCGGCCGTAGCCAGCGGCACCACGCGTGAGACGTGCTTGCGCTCGTGCTTGGTTATCCAGGCCATCTCGTCGAAGTCCGTGATCTCGCCCGCGATCTGCACCTCGAGCTCGCTGGGGTCGAAGCGGGTGATGCGGCGCACCCCACTCTTTCCCGCCAGCACTGCACGGCAGAAAGCGTCGTTGCCGATGCCGTTGGGGCTGACCGAACCCATCCCGGTGATGACGACGCGTCGCGACATGAAGGCAGCGATTGTATCTGAGAAGTGGAAAGCGCGCCTCGCTCCCGCCACCGGTGCCGGGATGGGATAATGGCTCGGTGCCGCTCGGCCTCTACATCTCCGTGCCCTTCTGTAAGACGAAATGCAGCTATTGCAACTTCGCCTCCGGCGTATTCTCCCGCGAGCAGTTCGGAAGCTATGTCGAGCGCGTCTCGAGCGACATGGCCCGCGCGGCTGAGTCCGCCGCAGCCTTGGGCTGCCAGTTCGACCGCCGCGTGGATTCCGTCTACCTCGGCGGCGGCACCCCCAGCGTTCTCGCACCCGATCAGTTGCGCGAGCTGTTCCGCGCCGCCCGGCAGAACTTCGATGTGGCGCCCGACGCTGAAATCACGGTCGAGTGTGCCCCAGGTACGCTGAGTCCGGCAGTTGTAGGCGCGCTGCTGGACGGCGGCGTGAATCGCGTCAGCCTGGGAGTCCAGTCCTTAATGGACGGGGAAGCGGCCGCGGTCGGCCGCCTGCACAGCCGCGCCACCGTTCTCGACGATATCGCCCGCCTGCGCACAGGTGGGATTTCCAGCCTCAACGTGGACATGATCGCCGGCCTGCCCCACCAGACCGCCGCCAGCTGGCGCGCCTCGCTCGACGACGCCATCGCCTCCGGCGTGCCGCACGTCAGCGTTTACATGCTGGAGGTGGACGACGACTCGCGCCTGGGCCGCGAGCTTATCGCCGGCGGCACACGCTACCACGCCCACTTCGTCCCCGACGACGAGGCCATCGCAGACTTCTATGTGGAAGCCTGTTCGGCGCTCGCCTCGGCCGGCGTCGCCCAGTACGAGATTTCTAACTTCGCGCGTCCCGGCGGCGAATCCCGCCACAACCTTAAGTACTGGACCCGCCAGCCCTACCTCGGCTTCGGCGTGGACGCCCACTCCATGCTGCCGTGCGAGCAAGGACTGCGTGGCGCGGGCGCCCTCGCCCGCGAAAACCTGCGCGGCCAAGCCGTCCTCGGCCGCGAAGAGCAGCAGGAACCGTGTGGCACAGGCGTCCCCGCCTGCGCGCTTCGCTTCTCCACTCCGGATTCCCTGGGCGGCTACCTGGCCGGCGAATCCGGGACGGTCACCCCGGCCTCCGCTGCCCAGGCTCTCGAGGAAAGCTTCTTCCTGGGCCTTCGACTGAATCGCGGCGTGGACCTGCGACGGCTCGCGACAGAGTTTGGCGGCGAAGCCGTAGCCGCTTCGCGCGACACCGTGGACGAGCTCATCGCCGTCGCGCTCCTGGCGCGCGAGGGCGACTGCATTCGCCTGACTTCGCGGGGTCGCCTGCTCTCGAACGAAGTGTTTGAGCGCTTCTTGGGCTCGCGGCAGTCCCCTGCCTCAACGCCTGAGCCTGTGGCAGATTTTCCCGAAATTCATTAGACTCAAACAGTTGCCGCTGCTCGAGCGCCGGAGCAGCGATCCCCATCCGCCATGAAGAGCCGCGTCGCCCCGCGAGGGGTCGCAGAAAAATCAGAGGAGCCGCGCCGGGCCACCCCCGTGGACCTGCGCAGTGACACGGTCACCAAGCCCACGCCGGAGATGCGCCGGGCCATGGCCGAGGCCGAGGTCGGCGACGACGTCTACGGCGAAGATCCCACCATCAACCGCCTGGAGCATCTCGCCGCCGAGACCTTCGGCCGCGAGGCCGCGATCTTCGTCCCCAGCGGCACCATGGGCAACCAGATCGCCATCAAGATCCACACTCGTCCCGGCCAGGAAGTCATCTGCGAGGAGCGCGCCCACATCTTCAACTATGAGATGGCGATGCTCGCGGCCTTCTCCGGCTGCCTCGCGCGCCCCATCCCGGCAGCGGACGGCATCCTGAGCTGGGCGGAGGTCAAGAAGCGCATCCGCCCCAAGACTTACTACATCTCGCAGACCGGACTGGTCTCGCTCGAGAACACGCACAACATGGCGGGCGGGACGGTGTATCCCACGGAAGTCGCGAACGAGATTTGCGACGCCGCCCATGACGCCGGACTTCCCGTGCATCTCGACGGCGCGCGCATCTTCAACGCCGCGGCGGCGCTGGGCCAGCCCGTGGCCGAGATCACGCGCAAGTTCGATTCGGTGATGTTCTGCCTTTCCAAGGGACTGGGCGCGCCGGTGGGCTCGATGCTGGTGGGCAGCCGCGGCTTCATCGAACAGGCGCGCGCCTATCGCAAAGCTTTGGGCGGCGGGATGCGCCAGGCGGGAATCCTGGCGGCGGCGGGCCTGATCGCCCTGGGGAAAATGCCGGCCCGCCTGCGTGACGACCACGCCAACGCCCGCTTCCTGGCCGATGGATTGGCCGAGGTTCGCGGCATCCGCCTGGATGCGAAAAAAGTTCAGACCAACATCGTAGTCTTCGACATCAGCGGCACAGGCATGAACTCGGCGGAGTTCTCGCGACAGCTGGCCGAGCGCAACGTGCTGGCCAACGGCATTGACCCGCAGACCATGCGCATCGTCACCCATATGGATGTGGACCGCGCCGGCTGTGAGCGCGCGCTGGACGCGATCCGCGCCATCTGCGGTGAGAACTGAGGAGACGATTCCCCCATCATGGCCATACACCTCGAATACTCCGTGAGCGCGAAGTGCCGCCCCGAGCACATCTGGGAGAAGTTCGAGAAGCTCGACCAGTGGCCATGGTGGAACCGCGTCATCGCGCAGAGCAAGTGGCTGGAGGGCCAGCCCTGGCAGAAGGGAAGCCGCTTCCTGATGGAGCTGGCGCGCCCCATCAACATGAAGTTCGAACCCGTGGTCCTGGAGTGCGCCGCGCCGCACAAGGTCGGCTGGGTGGGCAAGGCCATGGGCGTGCGCGGCGAACACTGGTTCAGCTTCGAGCCCCAGCCCGACGGAGCCACCCTGATGAAGACCTGGGAGGAGTTCACCGGCCCCAGTACCCTCTTCTTCGGGGACGGCAGGAAACAGGCGGTGGTCAAGATGTATGCTGACTGGTTCGAGGCACTCAAGTTCGAAGCCGAGCGCATCGCCCGCGAGGCGGCGGCGCGCTCCTGACGGAGGCAACCATGAACGTGGAGATTAAGCGCTGCTTCACCTGACTCTCGATTCTTTTTGAGGCGGGACGCCTCAAGCGGGAGATCAGGGAAAAGCTGAATATCAAGCCGAAGATGAGCTTCGGCGGAGTGGGTGTGCTGGACGTGATGGTGGACGGCAGGACCATCTTCTCCCACCAGGCGGAGCGGCGCATGCTGGTTCCGGGGGAGATTGTGGCGCTGATCAGCGCGCTCCAGGGCAGCGCGCCGGCCTAAGGTTCGAAGCATCGGAAGGAGCCGACTTGGACTTCCAACTGAACGACGAGCAGCAGCAGTTGCGCCGCAGCGTGCGCGAGTTCGCCGAGCGCGAGCTTCTGCCCAACGTGATGAGGTGGGACGAAGCCAACGAGTTTCCCCTGGCCGCGGTGAAGGAGCTGGGCAAGCTGGGGCTGATGGGTGTCATCTTTCCGGTGGAATATGGCGGCGCCGGCCTGGGCTATGTGGAATACGTCATCGCCATCGAAGAACTTTCGCGGGTGGACGGCTCCATCGGCATCACCGTGGCCGCGCACAATTCGCTCTGCTCCAACCACATCTTCGTTGCGGGCTCCGAGGCGCAGAGGCGCAAGTACATCCCCAAGCTGGCCAGCGGGGAATTCATCGGCGCCTGGGGCCTGACCGAGCCGGGCGCAGGTTCGGACGCTGGCAGCGCCCGCATGACCGCTGTCCGCAAAGGGGACTGCTGGGTGCTGAACGGCACCAAGACGTTCATCACCAACGGCCACCACGCCGACGTGCTGGTGGTGCTGGCGGTTACCGACAAATCCGCGCACACGCACGGGCTCTCCGCCTTCATCGTGGAGAAGCAGGCCAAGGGCTTCCGCCCAGGGAAGAAGGAGAACAAGCTGGGCCTGCGCGCCAGTGACACCTCCGAGCTGATCTTCGAGGACTGCTGCGTCCCCGCCGACGCCCTCTGCGGCAAGGAGGGCGATGGCTTCATTGACGCCATGCTCATCCTGGACGGCGGGCGCATCTCCATCGCCGCGCTCGGCCTGGGTATGGCCCAGGGCGCCTACGAAGCCGCGCTCAAGTACTCCAAGCAGCGAAAGCAGTTCGGCAAAGCCATCAGCGAGTTCCAAGCCATCCAGTGGAAGCTGGCGGACATGGCCACGGAGATTGACGCCGCGCGCCTGCTTACCCTGCGCGCCGCCGCCATGAAGGACGCCGGCATGAAGACCACGCTCGAATCCTCGATGGCCAAGCTCTACGCTAGCGAGGTCGCGGTGCGCGTGGCCAACGAGTGCGTCCAGATCCACGGCGGCTATGGCTTCGTCAAAGACTACCCGGCGGAGAAGTTCTACCGCGACGTCAAGCTGTGCA of the Terriglobales bacterium genome contains:
- a CDS encoding acyl-CoA dehydrogenase yields the protein MDFQLNDEQQQLRRSVREFAERELLPNVMRWDEANEFPLAAVKELGKLGLMGVIFPVEYGGAGLGYVEYVIAIEELSRVDGSIGITVAAHNSLCSNHIFVAGSEAQRRKYIPKLASGEFIGAWGLTEPGAGSDAGSARMTAVRKGDCWVLNGTKTFITNGHHADVLVVLAVTDKSAHTHGLSAFIVEKQAKGFRPGKKENKLGLRASDTSELIFEDCCVPADALCGKEGDGFIDAMLILDGGRISIAALGLGMAQGAYEAALKYSKQRKQFGKAISEFQAIQWKLADMATEIDAARLLTLRAAAMKDAGMKTTLESSMAKLYASEVAVRVANECVQIHGGYGFVKDYPAEKFYRDVKLCTIGEGTSEIQRLVIARQLLMD